The genomic region ATTTTGGTTCCCTGAAAAAAAGGGATCTCTTCTTCCTGGACAATTTTCCCTTCTTCGACTGTGACTCGATAGGCGGTGCGATTTCCTTCTGTCCCTGATTCAAGAATCATTCGAGAGACAGAAGCAATGGATGCGAGAGCTTCCCCCCGAAACCCAAAGGTAAAAAGATGTTCTAAGTCATGGAAGTCTTGGATTTTAGAAGTGGCATAACGTTTGATGGCAAGAGGGATATCTTCTTTTTGAATTCCATGTCCATTGTCAGAGACAAGGATCCTACCAAAACCAGCAGAGTCCGTAGCAACCTCAATCCTAGTGGCACCCGCATCGATGGAATTTTCGATGAGTTCTTTGAGAATCGAATGCGTAGACTCAATCACTTCTCCGGCGGCAATTTGGTTGATCAGGTCCGCGGAGAGTGAATGAATGATGCCCATAGGACAATCATAGGATAGGGAACCTCCCTATCCAGAAAAAATTACTAGGAATTACAAGAGGAACAGGTTCCCGAAACCACGATGTCCACATGATTTGCATGAAACCCTAGACCCGCCCAATCTGTGTCTGCACTGAGTCTTAAGGGAGCCACGTCCAGAACCTTTCCACATTCACTACAAAGTAGATGTGAGTGGTCATCTAAAAAGGCATCATAACGAACTGAATCAGATTCGATATTGAGTTTGTTCACCAATCTGTGTTCCACTAAATATTCCAAGGAATTGTAGACAGTAGCAAAACTAATTTTGTCAGCTTTTCCCCTTACGGACTCAAAAACCATCTTTGCAGTAGGGTGGTCTTTTCTTTCTTTTAGATCATTAAAAATAAGTTCTCTATGTTTTGTGAGTGCTTTCATACCTTTGCCTTAACCCAAAGACACTCGCAAATTATCATTGGGTCAAATGGAATTTGGTTTTTAGAATCCTTCCAGAAATTGATATTTGTCAATATGGAGGCTTTATGCCCGCATCAACCGACCAGTTTAAATCTTCTCTCTCTCTTTGGGCGAGTGGAGTTTGTGTGATTACTTATGCATCTTCTCAAAAGAAAGGAGGAATCACAGTTTCTAGTTTTTCATCCGTTTCCTTAGAACCGCCGTTAGTTTTATTCTGTTTGGCAAAAGACTCTAGTGCCAAAGAACCCATCGAAAAAGCCGGAAACTTTGCCGTGAATATTCTTTCTTCTGAACAAAAACAAATTTCCGCTGATTTTGCTTCTGGTTCCCTGGACAAAGCGGTTGTTTTGGAAGGACTAAACCCTCAGACTCTTTCCACCGGAGCCCCTATTTTAAGGGACTGTTTAGCCTCTCTCGACTGCAAAGTCGATCAAGTCATTGAGGCAGGAGACCATTGGATCCTCATTGGTCTTGTGGAAGGAGTCATCACGAAGGAAGGCTCTCCCCTCCTTTACTTCAATCGCAATTATAGGGAACTCGTTTAAGGAATTAGTATGGAAAAAGAGAAAGTTAGTCTGGAAGATGCGAAAGAACACGGACTTACCGAAACCGAATTTGTAGAGATCCAAAAGATCTTAGGAAGAATGCCCAACTCAACGGAACTCGGGATCTTCTCGGCCATGTGGTCGGAACACTGCTCTTATAAAAATTCAATTTTAAAATTAAAAACCCTTCCGACAAAATCGGACAAACTCCTAGCCCAAGCCGGCGAAGAAAATGCAGGAGCGATGGACATTGGTGATGGCCTTGCTGTTGTTTTCAAAATTGAAAGCCACAACCACCCAACAGCTGTAGAACCCTACCAAGGTGCTGCCACAGGTGTTGGTGGGATCATGCGAGATATTTTTACTATGGGAGCTCGCCCCATCACGTCACTCAACTCACTTAGGTTTGGTGATCCCAAAGAACCACGGAACAAGTATTTGCTGACCCGTGCCGTCAAAGGAATTGGCGACTATGGAAATTCACTTGGAATTGCAGTGGGTGGTGGCGAATTATTCATCCATCCGACTTTTACTAAAAATCCTCTTGTGAATGCCATGACGGTAGGAATTGCACGCCACGACCAAATGGCCTCTGCTTCTACCAAAGGAAAAGTAGGATACAAAGTGTACATCGTGGGGGCCACAACTGGTAGAGATGGAATCCATGGTGCGAGTTTCGCCTCCAAAGACCTGACCAAAGAATCCGAAGAAAAAAGATCTGCGGTGCAAGTCGGTGATCCCTTTATGGAAAAACTTCTGATGGAAGCCTCCCTCGAAGCCATCCAAAAGAACCTCCTAGTAGGAATTCAAGATATGGGAGCCGCTGGAATTTCCTGTGCCACTTCCGAGATGAGTGCCAAAGGAAAAACAGGAATGGATGTGGATCTAAACAAAGTTCCACTTCGTGAATCGGATATGAATGCCTATGAAATTATGCTTTCTGAATCCCAAGAACGAATGCTCGTCATTCCCGAAACCGGAAAAGAAGAAGAGCTTGTTTCTATCTTCCACAAATGGGGACTGAATGCCGTAGAAATTGGAACCGTCACGGGAGACGGAATTCTTCGTATCAGAAAAGATGGAAAACTCAAAGCAGAAATTCCTGCCGATTCCCTCGTTCTTGGTGGTGGGGCACCAAGGTATGTAAGAGAAGAAAAAAGACCAGCTTACCTCGATGAGGTGGTGAAGTTCGAAACAAATAAAATCGCTGATTTATCAAAAGACACTGTATCCCAAGCTTTAAATACCCTTCTCTCCTCTCTTAATATTTCTTCTAGAAGACCTCTATATGAACAATACGACACAGAAGTGGGACTTGTGAAAGTGGTAGAACCCGGAGAAGATGGTGGGCTTGTCAGAATCCCGGGAACCAAAAAAGGAATTGCCGTTGCCACAGACTGTAACTCTCGTTACACGTATCTTAACCCTTATGAAGGCGCTCAAATTGCTGTTTGTGAATCCGCGAGAAACGTTGCCGCAACGGGAGCAGAACCTTATGGGGTGACAAACAACCT from Leptospira brenneri harbors:
- a CDS encoding Fur family transcriptional regulator; protein product: MKALTKHRELIFNDLKERKDHPTAKMVFESVRGKADKISFATVYNSLEYLVEHRLVNKLNIESDSVRYDAFLDDHSHLLCSECGKVLDVAPLRLSADTDWAGLGFHANHVDIVVSGTCSSCNS
- a CDS encoding flavin reductase family protein, translating into MPASTDQFKSSLSLWASGVCVITYASSQKKGGITVSSFSSVSLEPPLVLFCLAKDSSAKEPIEKAGNFAVNILSSEQKQISADFASGSLDKAVVLEGLNPQTLSTGAPILRDCLASLDCKVDQVIEAGDHWILIGLVEGVITKEGSPLLYFNRNYRELV
- the purL gene encoding phosphoribosylformylglycinamidine synthase subunit PurL; protein product: MEKEKVSLEDAKEHGLTETEFVEIQKILGRMPNSTELGIFSAMWSEHCSYKNSILKLKTLPTKSDKLLAQAGEENAGAMDIGDGLAVVFKIESHNHPTAVEPYQGAATGVGGIMRDIFTMGARPITSLNSLRFGDPKEPRNKYLLTRAVKGIGDYGNSLGIAVGGGELFIHPTFTKNPLVNAMTVGIARHDQMASASTKGKVGYKVYIVGATTGRDGIHGASFASKDLTKESEEKRSAVQVGDPFMEKLLMEASLEAIQKNLLVGIQDMGAAGISCATSEMSAKGKTGMDVDLNKVPLRESDMNAYEIMLSESQERMLVIPETGKEEELVSIFHKWGLNAVEIGTVTGDGILRIRKDGKLKAEIPADSLVLGGGAPRYVREEKRPAYLDEVVKFETNKIADLSKDTVSQALNTLLSSLNISSRRPLYEQYDTEVGLVKVVEPGEDGGLVRIPGTKKGIAVATDCNSRYTYLNPYEGAQIAVCESARNVAATGAEPYGVTNNLNFGNPYIPENYYIFSECVRGLGDACRFLGLPVTGGNVSFYNESPEGPVFPTPTIGMVGVIDDVAKGLHTYPRKEGEVLYALVGEFQPTISASEYLYKFHGLDTGKIPNISLAKEKAAIDTLISLRKEGLLTSAKDLSLGGLLVALAKIVISGNKGLEVNLEGLQKTFSRLDELCFGETGASFVISFLAGDEDKVKTKYEKAGLSFYTLGKSNSKSSLSVKGNGFQWEWTSKSLETEFEAGLKTYFE